Proteins encoded by one window of Sphaerodactylus townsendi isolate TG3544 linkage group LG04, MPM_Stown_v2.3, whole genome shotgun sequence:
- the LG04H3orf38 gene encoding uncharacterized protein C3orf38 homolog, with product MASGGAGMSEREQSGCQELLELLDNDDLMALTDTVTNRLVQPESRQEAIRAILVYSQSVEELLKRKKVFRDMIFKYLASKGIIVPPSSEKHQLIHHAKHYWCEQLQGCDTGLKHDNPNIEIPEQEGKRGEKQGVEQEEGNKECHSLGQEFCQWFFAILNSQNPLCGEPPEEWGPQHFCDDVILKFCYNTSEQNVEEYLGAELVSLRLLSLVKEEYLYLNPNLNSDGLKCVSSRHGLVVVAIAGTIHRSTCCLGIFEQIFGLIRCPFKENTWKIKSVHLKIVGQSVLKSGTPVERPCIKYEKEELQELALIEPHRL from the exons ATGGCTTCTGGCGGTGCGGGCATGAGCGAGCGCGAACAGAGCGGCTGCCAGGAGCTGTTGGAGCTGCTTGATAACGACGACCTGATGGCCTTAACGGACACAGTGACCAATCGCCTTGTGCAGCCAGAGAGTCGCCAAG aagCCATACGTGCCATCTTAGTGTACAGTCAAAGTGTGGAAGAACtactgaagagaaaaaaagtctTTAGAGATATGATCTTTAAGTACTTGGCATCAAAAGGCATTATAGTGCCTCCTTCTTCTGAGAAGCATCAACTTATACATCATGCAAAACACTACTGGTGTGAACAGTTGCAGGGTTGCGACACGGGATTAAAACATGACAATCCTAATATAGAG ATACCTGAACAGGAAGGGAAACGAGGAGAAAAACAAGGAGTGGAGCAAGAAGAAGGCAACAAAGAGTGTCACAGCCTGGGACAAGAATTTTGTCAGTGGTTCTTTGCTATTCTGAATTCTCAAAATCCACTGTGTGGAGAACCACCTGAAGAATGGGGACCACAGCACTTCTGTGATGATGTAATACTAAAGTTTTGTTACAACACCTCAGAACAAAATGTAGAAGAGTATTTAGGTGCAGAATTGGTGAGCCTCCGTTTACTGTCGTTGGTGAAAGAAGAATATCTCTACCTGAACCCCAATTTGAATTCTGATGGCCTGAAGTGTGTATCTTCACGGCATGGGTTAGTTGTGGTGGCAATAGCTGGCACAATTCATCGAAGTACTTGTTGCTTGGGCATCTTTGAGCAAATCTTTGGCCTCATCCGCTGCCCATTTAAGGAGAACACTTGGAAAATTAAGTCTGTGCATCTAAAAATTGTTGGTCAGAGTGTCTTGAAATCTGGGACTCCTGTGGAAAGACCGTGCATAAAATATGAGAAAGAAGAACTCCAGGAGCTTGCCTTGATTGAACCCCACAGATTGTGA